A window of the Nibribacter ruber genome harbors these coding sequences:
- a CDS encoding VIT1/CCC1 transporter family protein, translating to MAAIPNQDNYLANHYIHRSNWLRAAVLGANDGIISIASLAIGIATASTTREPIVLATVAGLVAGALSMAAGEYVSVSSQTDVENSDIAREKVELQEMPEVELQRLAEIYEKRGLQKETALQVAKELTAVDALGAHVRDELGINDMNQAKPIQAALASGGAFLGGGTMPLLGAFFLPIHQMEYYLYGLSILFLSVLGVVAAKTGGSSVAKAILRVTFWGTVAMVLTAAVGYVFGVNL from the coding sequence ATGGCTGCAATACCCAATCAAGACAATTACCTGGCTAACCATTACATCCACAGAAGCAACTGGTTAAGGGCGGCGGTATTGGGTGCCAATGACGGCATCATCTCCATTGCCAGCCTTGCCATAGGCATTGCCACCGCCAGCACCACCAGAGAACCCATTGTCTTGGCAACGGTGGCTGGCTTGGTAGCCGGCGCACTGTCTATGGCCGCCGGTGAATACGTCTCTGTAAGCTCACAGACAGACGTAGAAAACTCTGACATTGCCAGGGAGAAGGTGGAGCTACAAGAAATGCCAGAAGTAGAGTTGCAGCGACTAGCGGAGATTTATGAGAAAAGGGGCCTTCAAAAAGAAACTGCCTTGCAGGTGGCCAAAGAACTCACGGCCGTTGACGCCCTGGGGGCACACGTTAGGGATGAATTGGGAATAAATGACATGAACCAGGCAAAACCAATCCAAGCGGCCCTGGCTTCTGGTGGAGCATTTCTTGGCGGGGGCACCATGCCGCTGCTGGGAGCGTTTTTTTTACCCATCCACCAGATGGAGTATTACCTCTACGGCCTGTCCATTCTGTTTTTGTCAGTGTTAGGAGTGGTAGCCGCCAAAACGGGAGGCTCTAGCGTGGCAAAGGCAATCCTGCGGGTTACTTTCTGGGGAACGGTGGCCATGGTCCTGACAGCAGCAGTAGGGTATGTGTTTGGCGTCAATCTTTAA